One Allostreptomyces psammosilenae DNA segment encodes these proteins:
- a CDS encoding carboxyl transferase domain-containing protein yields the protein MAHPPRTATAHAVADHHAVPDPRRAAAPRAAPAPVLRSAVDPASEGFRRNAEEQAALVAELNARLAAARVGGDTPASRRARERHTARGKLLPRDRVDALLDPGSPFLELSPLAANGMYDDAAPAAGIITGVGRVAGREVVVVANDATVKGGTYYPMTAKKHLRAQEVALHNRLPCLYLVDSGGAYLPMQDEVFPDREHFGRIFYNQATMSAAGIPQIAAVLGSCTAGGAYVPAMSDEAVIVRGQGTIFLGGPPLVRAATGEVVSAEELGGGEVHARTSGVTDHLAEDDAHALRIVRRIVATLGPRAPRPWDVAPVEEPAVDPDGLYGAVPVDPRTPYDVREVIARIVDGSRFAEFKAEYGTTLVTGFARLHGHPVGIVANNGILFGESALKGAHFVEVCDQRGVPLVFLQNVAGFMVGRAYEAAGIAKHGAKMVTAVACARVPKLTVVIGGSYGAGNYSMCGRAFSPRFLWMWPGARISVMGGEQAASVLATVKRDQLAARGEQWPSEAEEEFKRPVREQYERQGNAYYATARLWDDGVIDPRDTRTVLGLALTACANAPLAEPGYGVFRM from the coding sequence ATGGCACACCCGCCCCGCACCGCCACCGCACACGCCGTGGCGGACCACCACGCCGTGCCGGACCCGCGGCGCGCCGCCGCCCCGCGGGCCGCCCCCGCGCCGGTGCTGCGCAGCGCCGTCGACCCGGCCTCGGAGGGCTTCCGGCGCAACGCCGAGGAGCAGGCCGCGCTGGTCGCGGAGCTGAACGCCCGACTGGCCGCCGCCCGGGTCGGCGGGGACACCCCCGCCTCCCGGCGGGCCCGGGAGCGGCACACCGCGCGCGGCAAACTGCTCCCCCGGGACCGGGTGGACGCCCTCCTCGACCCCGGCTCGCCGTTCCTGGAGCTGTCCCCGCTGGCCGCGAACGGCATGTACGACGACGCCGCGCCGGCCGCCGGCATCATCACCGGCGTCGGCCGGGTGGCCGGCCGCGAGGTGGTGGTCGTGGCAAACGACGCCACCGTCAAGGGCGGCACCTACTACCCGATGACCGCCAAGAAGCACCTGCGTGCCCAGGAGGTGGCGCTGCACAACCGGCTGCCCTGCCTGTACCTGGTCGACTCCGGCGGGGCGTACCTGCCGATGCAGGACGAGGTGTTCCCGGACCGCGAGCACTTCGGCCGGATCTTCTACAACCAGGCCACCATGTCCGCCGCCGGCATCCCGCAGATCGCCGCCGTGCTCGGCTCCTGCACCGCCGGCGGCGCCTACGTGCCGGCGATGAGCGACGAGGCGGTGATCGTGCGCGGCCAGGGCACGATCTTCCTGGGCGGCCCGCCGCTGGTGCGGGCCGCGACCGGCGAGGTGGTGAGCGCCGAGGAACTGGGCGGCGGCGAGGTGCACGCCCGGACCTCCGGCGTCACCGACCACCTCGCCGAGGACGACGCGCACGCGCTGCGCATCGTGCGCCGCATCGTGGCCACCCTGGGGCCGCGCGCGCCACGGCCGTGGGACGTCGCCCCGGTGGAGGAGCCGGCGGTGGACCCGGACGGCCTCTACGGGGCGGTCCCGGTCGACCCCCGCACCCCGTACGACGTGCGCGAGGTCATCGCGCGCATCGTGGACGGCAGCCGGTTCGCGGAGTTCAAGGCCGAGTACGGCACCACGCTGGTGACCGGCTTCGCCCGGCTGCACGGGCACCCGGTGGGCATCGTCGCCAACAACGGCATCCTGTTCGGAGAGTCGGCGCTGAAGGGCGCGCACTTCGTCGAGGTGTGCGACCAGCGCGGCGTGCCGCTGGTCTTCCTGCAGAACGTGGCCGGCTTCATGGTGGGCCGCGCCTACGAGGCCGCCGGCATCGCCAAGCACGGCGCCAAGATGGTCACCGCGGTGGCCTGCGCCCGGGTGCCCAAACTGACCGTGGTGATCGGCGGCTCCTACGGCGCGGGCAACTACTCCATGTGCGGGCGGGCCTTCTCGCCGCGCTTCCTGTGGATGTGGCCGGGCGCCCGGATCTCGGTGATGGGCGGCGAGCAGGCCGCCTCGGTGCTGGCGACGGTCAAGCGCGACCAGCTGGCGGCCCGCGGCGAACAGTGGCCGTCCGAGGCCGAGGAGGAGTTCAAGCGCCCGGTGCGCGAGCAGTACGAGCGGCAGGGCAACGCCTACTACGCCACCGCGCGCCTGTGGGACGACGGCGTCATCGACCCGCGGGACACCCGCACCGTCCTCGGCCTGGCGCTGACGGCCTGCGCGAACGCGCCGCTGGCCGAGCCCGGGTACGGCGTCTTCCGGATGTGA
- a CDS encoding inositol monophosphatase family protein — MPTSERPEGAGPRDQPGDGRDLERARALAVAAAREAGEAVHERFHGDLKVQAKGSSGDLVTGLDVLSEKLILERLRTAYPSDRVISEEAGILEGEAASPAGGGSGGDAGGAAAAGGGEPGRTWTWVVDPLDGTNNVAIGLPAYVVGIALCADRDPVLGVVHDPVAGRTWSAIRGRGTLGPDETCLVTPPRPVHPAGPLLAWTQGHGVGRGNPRALRLRHALEAEARRVLQLWAPLMCWVMLARGDIDGFVAYEAEAVDLPAGYLIAAEAGVSVRRLDGTPFDDRLGLPDADRSYVAGRPEAMEALLDLVARSGVLG, encoded by the coding sequence ATGCCGACCTCTGAGCGGCCCGAGGGGGCCGGCCCACGCGACCAGCCGGGTGACGGCCGGGACCTGGAGCGGGCCCGGGCGCTGGCGGTGGCCGCGGCCCGGGAGGCCGGGGAGGCCGTCCACGAGCGCTTCCACGGTGACCTGAAGGTGCAGGCGAAAGGGTCCTCGGGGGACCTGGTGACCGGCCTGGACGTGCTCTCCGAGAAGCTGATCCTGGAGCGGCTGCGCACCGCGTACCCGTCCGACCGGGTGATCTCCGAGGAGGCCGGCATCCTCGAGGGCGAGGCCGCGTCCCCGGCGGGGGGCGGATCCGGGGGGGACGCCGGCGGGGCGGCCGCGGCCGGCGGCGGGGAGCCGGGCCGTACCTGGACCTGGGTGGTGGACCCGCTGGACGGGACCAACAACGTGGCCATCGGGCTGCCCGCGTACGTCGTGGGGATCGCGCTGTGCGCGGACCGCGATCCGGTGCTGGGCGTGGTGCACGACCCGGTGGCCGGCCGCACCTGGTCGGCCATCCGGGGCCGCGGCACCCTGGGCCCGGATGAGACCTGCCTGGTCACGCCGCCGCGGCCGGTGCACCCGGCGGGGCCGCTGCTGGCCTGGACGCAGGGGCACGGCGTCGGCCGCGGAAACCCGCGGGCGCTGCGGCTGCGGCACGCCCTGGAGGCGGAGGCCCGGCGGGTGCTGCAGCTGTGGGCGCCGCTGATGTGCTGGGTGATGCTCGCCCGCGGGGACATCGACGGCTTCGTCGCGTACGAGGCGGAGGCCGTCGACCTGCCGGCCGGCTACCTGATCGCGGCCGAGGCCGGGGTGAGCGTCCGCCGGCTGGACGGCACCCCGTTCGACGACCGGCTGGGGCTGCCGGACGCCGACCGCTCCTACGTGGCGGGCCGCCCGGAGGCGATGGAGGCGCTGCTGGACCTGGTGGCGCGCTCCGGCGTGCTGGGTTAG
- a CDS encoding TIR domain-containing protein codes for MLGNSDQTWAQRPLDFFISYSPADERWATWMAWTLEEAGYRTMVQAWDFVPGTNFMEYMDRGVREAAVVLAVLSGNYERSRFGRLEWQAAMRSDPDNPGARLVTVRVEDVPVEGLLANITYVDLAPVTDAETARWMLLTRLEQALAGRARPLARPGYPGGGAERSPSGGWAVPGRPWEIDGVPPWEAGPGRTDPGPAGRRRPAAAPPFPPSRPERAAGPRERLTVLHVAGPGFGAGEEPGAAQTRLWSQVQRLTDAGAPPPDLLVVTGDLTTSGRPREFEQALTFLTGLRVLLGLEPHRLVVVPGGGDVNRLACLAYFTERESEDREPIPPFFPKLKHFAALFHELYQGLELVFDEAQPWTLFEVPELRTVVAGLNSTIAVTHRPDDDYGWLGGEQATWFAQRLARYEELGWLRLGAVRHPPTGRGAAGAEALRDTTVLRQLLSPHLHLLLHGPGAGGRSEPLAEESGPSAPGRYQLLRITAEGLRRWRGAPAEAGPGGVPGAPEDLPRIWPAAHAALVGAPPPAAPAPPARPDPPTLGGGRSGRGGADSNPAGADSGGRRAGDRAPGRGSTGAWPALGGGPRDIPTPTELLLDRLEETCRVRHPDAAVRRVPGNPAHLLVTYREDGIVRQQRVAACPGTPTREDVAAFQDAVHASAAESNAELVYDGPPPAETIRAWGRRQGVLVRSLLEFQGLLDLTDYVTRQTRRLTLDTRYPPRLYLPQRYRTLNEGEGEVRQDVVDELLRLLGSDHGRFLLLLGDFGHGKTFALHEVARRIPAELPHLVPILIELRALDKAHGVDGLVAAHLANHGEVDFNLRAFRFMLREGRIVLLFDGFDELATRISFERATEHLQKLLDAAVDDAKIVVSSRTQHFRSNAQVFTALGEQVGLLPHRRVLTLEDFTHEQIRVYLTAHFAGDADAAERRMRLLSAVPNLLSLCRNPRLLGFVAALDEERLRAAAGSGRVLSAAGLYQHLLEEWLEFEEQRGRGIPGAPPGLSTDELWRGVTALALRMWEADMPALRMADLTDVARALAEVAVDQRSVAQLTHAIGAGSLLVRTEEGLFGFIHGSVAEWLVARAAARQLGGENGPGGPDVPLAGLPVLHRRPLTQLAVDFLCDLADPRACQEWARWVRSGTADAGEAARANADRILARLRVPTQTDLRGAVLRGEDLSHRDLAGVDLTGADLRRARLVSANLSGAKLARAQLTGARLDGADLSGADLTGADLRGARLIRTDVTGAKVAGSSWNRAALITATGGPELAEAPDLIGAAVVPGSRVELGLRPSTVGVPYGFDLETSRLPEPISYSRDSDVLAVGSEDGSVMVCDGSNGTPLRRLRGHTARVYAVRFAGQLLFTGAADGAVCLWNAADGRLVHRLEGHRAGVWPMAPGPHGRVLATGDRAGTVRLWDTATGTLLHTLDGHTPTVYTAGFDPDERLLVVGDDAGRVTVWDAAAGRLVYELPGHVGPVYRARFSPDGALVATADRGPEGPGGNGGAGGAVRVWDAATGELLHEMTGLGGRVYTLSFRPVREGMLLAAGDTGGGVHVWVPSTGVRVPVRDPATGRTMAQPKRDSGAVYRVVFSQDGQLLAASHSSGAVRVWRVAEEPRRVPIQDAPPGSDGRGGDRDPRGERGGERERLTLRAAPGRLPASGRPTAPGGVGPGRAAAPGGPPPPPPPPPAARQAHEPVLRELPVQPDAHEGSVWACAFRPDGSRLVTSDNDGTLRLWDPVRGQGRHILRGHGRRIGQVAFSGAGDLLAVASNDGVVRLWDPVTGRRTAELTGRSGRLISASFTPDGRRLATATNDGDVHLWEPVSARFVRGLDVETDHVWAEAFSPDGQLLATANDDETVRLWDRDVGTPRGVLRGHRGRARTLAFTSTGATLATGCDDGLVRLWDVAAGTCTAELAGHSDRVYAVAFPPDDAWLLSVGWDGDVLVWERGRLRHRLRRHTGRLWTAAVHPDGRVAATGGDDSVVRLWDAAAGRLVGELEGAAGAVMSLAFSPDGRLLAGGGEDGVVRLWRVFTEDGGRTVRTVQKGGLLGMPEGWAAVTPGGRYKYEGEVAGEFWHVVGLTRFEPGELDEHLPEVGRMSLEEEL; via the coding sequence ATGCTGGGGAACTCGGATCAGACCTGGGCGCAGCGTCCGCTGGACTTCTTCATCAGCTACTCCCCGGCCGACGAGCGCTGGGCCACCTGGATGGCCTGGACGCTGGAGGAGGCCGGCTACCGCACCATGGTGCAGGCCTGGGACTTCGTGCCGGGCACCAACTTCATGGAGTACATGGACCGCGGCGTGCGGGAGGCCGCGGTGGTGCTGGCCGTGCTCTCCGGCAACTACGAGCGCTCCCGCTTCGGCCGCCTGGAGTGGCAGGCCGCGATGCGCTCGGACCCGGACAACCCGGGGGCGCGGCTGGTGACCGTGCGGGTGGAGGACGTTCCGGTGGAGGGCCTGCTGGCCAACATCACCTACGTCGACCTGGCCCCGGTCACCGACGCCGAGACGGCTCGCTGGATGCTGCTCACCCGGCTGGAGCAGGCGCTCGCCGGGCGGGCCCGTCCGCTCGCCCGCCCCGGGTACCCGGGCGGCGGGGCGGAGCGCTCCCCGTCCGGCGGCTGGGCCGTTCCGGGGCGCCCGTGGGAGATCGATGGCGTCCCGCCCTGGGAGGCGGGTCCGGGACGCACCGATCCCGGCCCGGCCGGGCGGCGGCGGCCGGCCGCCGCGCCCCCGTTCCCGCCCTCCCGCCCGGAGCGCGCCGCCGGCCCTCGGGAGCGGCTGACGGTACTGCACGTGGCCGGCCCGGGCTTCGGCGCCGGCGAGGAGCCCGGCGCGGCGCAGACCCGGCTGTGGTCCCAGGTGCAGCGGCTGACCGACGCGGGCGCGCCGCCGCCGGACCTGCTGGTGGTCACCGGCGACCTCACCACCAGCGGCCGGCCCCGCGAGTTCGAACAGGCGCTCACCTTCCTGACCGGCCTGCGGGTGCTGCTCGGGCTGGAGCCGCACCGCCTGGTGGTGGTGCCCGGCGGCGGCGACGTCAACCGGCTGGCCTGCCTGGCCTACTTCACCGAGCGGGAGTCCGAGGACCGCGAGCCGATCCCGCCGTTCTTCCCCAAGCTCAAGCACTTCGCCGCGCTCTTCCACGAGCTGTACCAGGGCCTGGAGCTGGTCTTCGACGAGGCCCAGCCGTGGACCCTCTTCGAGGTCCCGGAGCTGCGCACCGTGGTGGCCGGGCTCAACTCCACGATCGCGGTCACCCACCGGCCGGACGACGACTACGGCTGGCTCGGCGGCGAGCAGGCGACCTGGTTCGCGCAGCGGCTGGCCCGCTACGAGGAGCTGGGCTGGCTGCGGCTCGGGGCGGTGCGCCACCCGCCCACCGGGCGCGGCGCGGCCGGCGCGGAGGCGCTGCGGGACACCACCGTGCTGCGCCAGCTGCTCTCCCCCCACCTGCACCTGCTGCTGCACGGCCCGGGCGCCGGCGGCCGGTCGGAGCCGCTGGCGGAGGAATCCGGGCCGTCGGCGCCGGGCCGGTACCAGCTGCTGCGGATCACCGCGGAGGGGCTGCGGCGCTGGCGCGGCGCGCCCGCGGAGGCCGGCCCCGGCGGTGTCCCGGGCGCCCCGGAGGACCTCCCCCGCATCTGGCCCGCGGCGCACGCCGCCCTGGTCGGGGCCCCGCCACCGGCCGCGCCCGCCCCGCCGGCGCGGCCGGACCCGCCGACCCTCGGCGGCGGGCGGTCCGGCCGTGGCGGCGCGGATTCCAACCCGGCCGGCGCGGACTCGGGCGGCCGGCGGGCCGGCGACCGGGCACCGGGCCGCGGCTCCACCGGCGCCTGGCCCGCCCTCGGCGGCGGGCCCCGGGACATCCCCACCCCCACCGAGCTGCTGCTGGACCGGCTGGAGGAGACCTGCCGGGTGCGCCACCCGGACGCGGCGGTGCGCCGCGTCCCCGGCAACCCGGCGCACCTGCTGGTCACCTACCGGGAGGACGGCATCGTCCGCCAGCAGCGGGTCGCCGCCTGCCCGGGCACCCCGACCCGGGAGGACGTCGCCGCGTTCCAGGACGCCGTGCACGCCTCGGCCGCCGAGTCCAACGCCGAGCTGGTCTACGACGGGCCGCCGCCGGCCGAGACGATCCGCGCCTGGGGGCGCCGTCAGGGCGTGCTGGTGCGCAGCCTGCTGGAGTTCCAGGGGCTGCTGGACCTCACCGACTACGTCACCCGGCAGACCCGGCGGCTGACCCTGGACACCCGCTACCCCCCCCGGCTGTACCTGCCGCAGCGCTACCGGACCCTGAACGAGGGCGAGGGCGAGGTGCGGCAGGACGTCGTGGACGAGCTGCTGCGCCTGCTGGGCTCCGACCACGGCCGTTTCCTGCTGCTGCTCGGCGACTTCGGCCACGGCAAGACGTTCGCGCTGCACGAGGTGGCCCGCCGGATCCCCGCCGAGCTCCCGCACCTGGTGCCGATCCTGATCGAGCTGCGCGCCCTGGACAAGGCGCACGGGGTGGACGGCCTGGTCGCCGCCCACCTGGCCAACCACGGCGAGGTCGACTTCAACCTGCGGGCCTTCCGCTTCATGCTGCGCGAGGGCCGGATCGTGCTGCTGTTCGACGGCTTCGACGAGCTCGCCACCCGGATCAGCTTCGAGCGGGCCACCGAGCACCTGCAGAAGCTGCTGGACGCGGCCGTGGACGACGCCAAGATCGTGGTCTCCAGCCGCACCCAGCACTTCCGTTCCAACGCGCAGGTCTTCACCGCGCTCGGCGAGCAGGTCGGCCTCTTACCGCACCGCCGCGTCCTCACCCTGGAGGACTTCACCCACGAGCAGATCCGGGTCTACCTGACCGCGCACTTCGCCGGGGACGCGGACGCCGCCGAGCGCCGGATGCGGCTGCTGTCGGCCGTGCCGAACCTGCTGTCGCTGTGCCGCAACCCGCGCCTGCTGGGCTTCGTCGCGGCGCTGGACGAGGAGCGGCTGCGGGCCGCCGCCGGCTCCGGCCGGGTGCTCAGCGCCGCCGGCCTGTACCAGCACCTGCTGGAGGAGTGGCTGGAGTTCGAGGAGCAGCGCGGGCGCGGCATTCCGGGGGCGCCGCCGGGGCTGTCCACCGACGAGCTGTGGCGCGGCGTCACCGCGCTGGCGCTGCGCATGTGGGAGGCGGACATGCCGGCGCTGCGCATGGCCGACCTGACCGACGTGGCCCGGGCGCTGGCCGAGGTCGCCGTCGACCAGCGCTCGGTGGCGCAGCTGACCCACGCCATCGGCGCCGGCAGCCTGCTGGTGCGCACCGAGGAGGGGCTGTTCGGCTTCATCCACGGCTCGGTCGCGGAGTGGCTGGTGGCCCGGGCCGCCGCCCGGCAGCTCGGCGGGGAGAACGGCCCGGGCGGTCCGGACGTGCCGCTGGCCGGGCTGCCCGTGCTGCACCGCAGGCCGCTCACCCAGCTGGCCGTGGACTTCCTGTGCGACCTGGCCGACCCCCGGGCCTGCCAGGAGTGGGCGCGCTGGGTGCGCAGCGGCACCGCCGACGCGGGCGAGGCGGCCCGGGCCAACGCGGACCGGATCCTGGCCCGGCTGCGGGTGCCGACCCAGACCGACCTGCGCGGCGCGGTGCTGCGCGGCGAGGACCTCTCGCACCGGGACCTGGCCGGGGTGGACCTCACCGGGGCCGACCTGCGGCGGGCCCGGCTGGTCTCGGCCAACCTCTCCGGCGCCAAGCTGGCCCGGGCGCAGCTGACCGGCGCCCGGCTGGACGGCGCGGACCTGTCCGGGGCCGACCTGACCGGCGCGGACCTGCGCGGCGCGCGGCTGATCCGCACCGACGTCACCGGCGCGAAGGTGGCCGGCAGTTCCTGGAACCGGGCGGCGCTGATCACCGCCACCGGCGGCCCGGAGCTGGCCGAGGCACCGGACCTGATCGGTGCCGCGGTCGTCCCGGGCAGCCGGGTGGAGCTGGGGCTGCGCCCCTCCACGGTGGGCGTGCCCTACGGCTTCGACCTGGAGACGAGCCGGCTGCCGGAGCCGATCTCCTACAGCCGGGACAGCGACGTGCTGGCGGTGGGCAGTGAGGACGGCAGCGTCATGGTGTGCGACGGCTCCAACGGGACGCCGCTGCGCCGGCTGCGCGGGCACACCGCGCGGGTGTACGCCGTCCGGTTCGCCGGGCAGTTGCTGTTCACCGGGGCGGCGGACGGCGCGGTCTGCCTGTGGAACGCGGCCGACGGGCGGCTGGTGCACCGGCTGGAGGGGCACCGGGCGGGGGTGTGGCCGATGGCGCCCGGCCCGCACGGCCGGGTGCTGGCCACCGGGGACCGGGCCGGCACCGTGCGGCTGTGGGACACCGCCACCGGCACCCTGCTGCACACCCTGGACGGGCACACCCCGACCGTGTACACGGCCGGCTTCGACCCGGACGAGCGGCTGCTGGTGGTCGGGGACGACGCGGGCCGGGTGACGGTGTGGGACGCGGCGGCCGGCCGGCTCGTCTACGAGCTGCCCGGGCACGTCGGGCCGGTCTACCGGGCCCGGTTCAGCCCGGACGGCGCCCTGGTGGCGACCGCGGACCGGGGGCCGGAGGGGCCGGGCGGCAACGGGGGCGCCGGCGGCGCGGTGCGCGTCTGGGACGCCGCCACCGGTGAGCTGCTGCACGAGATGACCGGGCTGGGCGGCCGGGTGTACACGCTGAGCTTCCGTCCGGTGCGCGAGGGCATGCTGCTGGCGGCCGGGGACACCGGTGGTGGGGTGCACGTGTGGGTGCCCTCCACCGGTGTCCGGGTGCCGGTGCGGGATCCGGCCACCGGCCGCACCATGGCGCAGCCGAAGCGGGACTCGGGGGCCGTCTACCGCGTGGTGTTCAGCCAGGACGGCCAGCTGCTGGCGGCCAGCCACAGCTCCGGCGCGGTTCGGGTGTGGCGGGTCGCGGAGGAGCCGCGGCGGGTGCCGATCCAGGACGCCCCGCCGGGGTCGGACGGGCGGGGCGGCGACCGGGACCCGCGGGGGGAGCGCGGCGGCGAGCGGGAGCGGCTGACGCTCCGCGCCGCGCCCGGCCGGCTCCCCGCGTCGGGCCGACCCACCGCGCCCGGCGGGGTCGGCCCCGGCCGGGCCGCCGCGCCGGGCGGGCCGCCCCCGCCGCCCCCGCCGCCGCCCGCGGCGCGCCAGGCGCACGAACCGGTGCTGCGTGAGCTTCCGGTGCAGCCGGACGCCCACGAGGGGTCGGTGTGGGCCTGCGCCTTCCGCCCCGACGGCAGCCGGCTGGTCACCAGCGACAACGACGGGACGCTGCGGCTGTGGGACCCGGTGCGGGGCCAGGGCCGGCACATCCTGCGCGGCCACGGCCGGCGGATCGGCCAGGTGGCGTTCAGCGGCGCCGGCGACCTGCTGGCGGTGGCCTCCAACGACGGCGTGGTGCGGCTGTGGGACCCGGTGACCGGGCGGCGGACCGCCGAGCTGACCGGCCGGTCCGGGCGGCTGATATCCGCCAGCTTCACCCCCGACGGCCGCCGGCTGGCGACGGCCACCAACGACGGCGACGTCCACCTGTGGGAGCCGGTCAGCGCCCGCTTCGTGCGCGGCCTGGACGTGGAGACCGACCACGTGTGGGCGGAGGCGTTCAGCCCGGACGGGCAGTTGCTGGCCACCGCGAACGACGACGAGACGGTGCGGCTGTGGGACCGCGACGTCGGCACCCCGCGCGGCGTGCTGCGCGGCCACCGGGGGCGGGCCCGCACGCTCGCCTTCACCTCCACCGGCGCCACGCTCGCCACCGGCTGCGACGACGGCCTGGTGCGGCTGTGGGACGTGGCCGCCGGCACCTGCACCGCGGAGCTGGCCGGCCACTCCGACCGGGTGTACGCGGTGGCGTTCCCCCCGGACGACGCCTGGCTGCTCAGCGTGGGCTGGGACGGCGACGTGCTGGTGTGGGAGCGCGGCCGGCTGCGGCACCGGCTGCGGCGGCACACCGGGCGGCTGTGGACCGCGGCCGTGCACCCGGACGGCCGGGTGGCCGCGACCGGCGGGGACGACTCTGTGGTGCGGCTGTGGGACGCGGCGGCCGGCCGCCTGGTGGGCGAGTTGGAGGGCGCCGCCGGGGCCGTGATGTCGCTGGCGTTCAGTCCGGACGGCCGGCTGCTGGCGGGCGGCGGCGAGGACGGGGTGGTGCGGCTGTGGCGGGTGTTCACCGAGGACGGCGGGCGGACCGTGCGCACCGTGCAGAAGGGCGGGCTGCTGGGCATGCCCGAGGGCTGGGCGGCGGTGACCCCTGGCGGGCGCTACAAGTACGAGGGGGAGGTGGCCGGCGAGTTCTGGCACGTCGTCGGGCTGACCCGGTTCGAGCCGGGGGAACTCGACGAGCACCTGCCGGAGGTCGGCCGGATGTCCCTGGAGGAGGAGCTGTGA